A stretch of DNA from Gimesia chilikensis:
TTCCGGGAACTACAGTGAGCCTGTGTCTTTCCCGTTCTGATTCTGGGTGGATTCGTAGTTGTTTGCAGGATGCAATCTACAGTTCAGGTCCGCCCGAGAACCCGATGGGAACTGTCTGACTGCGATACATAGACTCAGTCTGATACGAATTTCAGGTGAGTAGAGAGAGTTGATTCGTATCCGAAGGAGTAGTGGCCCGGATTTTTGGAAACCGGAATGTAACAATTATCGGTTCAACTAATTCGATCTGTTGACCGGGGTTTTTGAGAAAGCGCGGTCCAGCGCGACTTTCGAAAAAATCAAGTATCAATTACGTAAGATGGTGTATGTATTTTTGCCAGGGATCTATTTATGATGTTGGGAATCAACCACTTTCTCTTTTTGCAACGATTATTCCATTCCTGATGGATTGGGGAAATTCTGCAAAATATGATTTTCTCTCGATTTTTAATCAAGCCAGAACCGTCCCGAATTCCGGTAGCGGGGATCAGATTGTCACCTGTTTGAGACAGCTGCATCCTGGTTTGCCGACAGGAACGCCCGCTGACGGGCGCAACCAGAGACAGACAGATAATGACACCACTGTTGACAGCGATGAGTTGGAGTCCCTCCTACTGGCTTTTGGAGGTTTTTACTGCTGTCTGGTGCTTTGTGATGGGCTCCGTTATCGGCAGTTTTCTGAACGTGGTGATCTACCGGATGCCACTGGGGCTGAATATTTCCAAACCGAAGTCCCGCTGCCCCTTTTGTGAAACCCCCATCCGCACCCGTGATAATCTGCCGATCCTGGGCTGGTTGCTGCTGCGAGGTAAATGCCGCGACTGCCAGGCTCCCATCCCGGCACGTTACCCGATTGTGGAAGCCCTGGTGGGTGTCGTTTTCCTGCTGCTTTATCTCGCGATTGTCCATTCGGGAGGGGCTCTGCTGCCTTACCGACCTCCGAACCGATTTTCGGGGGGTTACCAGATTCTGGAGGGACGGACCTGGGACCTGATCGCGCTGGCCGTCTATTACTGTTACCTGTTTATCGTCGTGGTGGCTGCCGCCTATATTCAATATGACCGCCAGTTGATTCCCCGCCGCCTGTTGTTCTGGTGCCTGGGGATTGGCCTCGTTGCGGGGTGTCTGATTCCGGAACTGCATCCGGTTCCTGCCCAGGTCTCCGTTCAGACGAATGTGTCTTCGACAGAAATCATGTTAAGTGAACTGCGTTACCATGGCGCGCTGCATGTCAGCTTTGAACTCAGTTCGGTGCTGACTGTCTGCTGGGGACTGCTGTATGGTGTGATCGTGGGAATCTTATTCTGCTGGCGAAACCTGTTTCAGCCGGGAGCGCAACCGACGCTGTTCCCGCCACGGACGCTCTGGCTGCTGGTTCTGATGGGAGTTTACCTGGGCTGGCAGCAGGTGGTCAGCGTAGGATTTCTGTCTGCTTTGATCCTGTGTGTGGTTCAACTGGTTTTCTGGAAGCGGGACTCATTCTGTGCCAAATTACCGGCTGCGGCTTTTCTTTGCGGCGCATTGACGCTACAACTGTTACTGGGTGGATATTTGACAATCCTTCCCGATCAAACCGGTTACCTGACTTATCTATTCGTAACCGGTGGCCAGATCGTGGCAATTCCGCTGCTGACTGGCCTCTCTGAAGCTGCATATCGAAACCGAGAAAACATCAACTCAGCGCAGGATCAGATACCATTCGATGAATCCTCAACCCTCACATCCTGAAGCGGGATTACCTTCCCTGGTAATAAAAGCATTACAGGAGGGAAACTGTATTCAAATGGTGTTGAGCAAGCCGATCAAAAAAAAGGCAGCGGCCCGGCGGAAGGTTTCGATCAGGCCGGTGCTGATTCGAGATAAGCAGCATTATCAACTCTCGTTCACTCGGGGACAGCAGGAAGTTCACGAAAACCTGCTGCCGGGAGAGACGATACAACGAGTGGAGCAACTGTGGGAAGATCTGTTTCTGGAAGGTTATCTGTTTACGAATGAGGCAGACTATCACTTACAGAAAACGAATAAGGGATCTGTGCAGTTGAAGAAGCACGCTCCGACCAAAGCGCAACCCGAGCAGGTGACGTCACACAACCGCGCGAAACAGTACCTGATCCCGGAGGGCGTGCATTGTCCCTTTCTGGAAGAGATCGGGGTGATGTCGCGCAATGGAAAAGTGAAGGCTGCACAGTACCGCAAGTTTCGCCAGATCAACCGCTATCTCGAGTTCATCAACGATATCGTTGCGGCGCTGCCTGAAGACGGCACACTCCGGATCACAGACTTTGGCTGTGGAAAAAGTTATCTCACGTTTGCCACCCATCATTTTTTCACCTCGATCCTGCAGCGTGATGTGAACATCACGGGACTCGACCTGAAGCGATCGGTGGTCGAACACTGCCAGCAGATCGCCGAGAACCTGGATTGCCGGGGGCTCTCTTTTAAAACGGGTGACATCGCTGCCTTTCAGAATGAGCAGGGCCACTGCGATCTCTCCATCTCTTTACATGCCTGCGATACCGCAACCGATGCTGCCCTGGCTGCCGCTGTCCAGGCGGATGCGAGTGTGATTCTCGCGGTTCCCTGCTGCCAGAATGAAATTTACCAGCAGATCACAAGTCAATCTGCAGAGGGTCTGCTCAAACACGGGATTCTCAAAGAAAAAACAGCGGCCCTGCTGACAGATGCGCTCCGTTCACAGGTGCTGGAGATCTGTGGATATCGCACACAGGTCATCGAGTTCATCGATACACAACACACTCCCAAAAACCTGCTCATCAAAGCGGTCAAACGTACTGCTCCCCTGACAGACTCCGATCTCCAACAGGCGGTGGAGGAGTATGAATCATTAAAAACCCAGTTCGGGATTCCTGCCTTTGCGCTGGAGCGCTCACTGGGAGATCACTTTAAGCAACTGTGTCAATCTGCTGTGAAAGACAGTGCCGGATAAGTTATGCACGAGGATTTTGAGTCAACACCACCCAATACCAGACGCGTCAAACCGGGCCTGATCCTGTTTCTGTGCATCGTGCTGGTTTCCGGGCTGTTCATTTATCGCATACAAAGTCGACATCAGCTGCCCGATCAGACCACCGTAGAGAAGCAGACGGTGGAACCAGAGTTGACCGCAGAGGATTCGACAGAGGAAGAGGCTGAAGAAAAAACGACTCCGATTGAGGAGTCCGTGACACCCTCAACGGAAACCGTACTGACGCAGACCGCGCATCGCCAGCCATTGCTGCCTGATGAGGAGACGGTAAAACAGGGAGAGCTCGACTCGACCAGCTGGCAGAATCCGTTCTATCGCCTGCTCTGGAAAAACTCAGGCTGGAAGTTTACCGACGAAGGTATGGAATCGCCGGCGGACCAGTTCTGTATCGCGACGTTTATCCGTCCTTACAAAAAGGTCAGCGTCAGTTTTCGCGTCGATGTCAAACAGTCGTTCCCGGATTTTGAACTGCAGTTGCTGACACGGGATCCCGCGCAGCCGGACCAGGTCCTGGTCGCCAGCCAGATCCATTTTCAGAATACCGGAGTCACAGTCACCGCTGCCGGACAGAAGACGAAAACTGAACTCAAAAATGTGAAAGTGGATCTGCAACAGGCTCAACCCGGTAGCGTGCCTGTGCGGCTGGTGGGAACCGGAAACCGGTTTGTGATCAGCATTGGTCGGCGGCGGATCCTCACATGCGCCCAGCCTGCAACTCAATCCGGTAAAGAGTGTTATCTCTGTTTCATGGCAGACAAACAGCCAGTGCGGATTACGGCACTACGACTGGAAGGTGAGTAGAGCTCTCCAGATGCGGGGCATCTCGGGCACAATAAACCCTGATTTCCACTGAGCATCTGACAAAAACTTGCATTTCGGTAATTCCGCTGGTAATCTGATATTTAAGATACTTTACGATCGGGCGACCTTCCCCGCTTCTCCAGCAGACCAGATTTTTGCCTCGTCATCCGCGTTGTTCTGATTTTACTCCCGGCTCGCGAAAATCAGGCTCATTTTTTGTATCAGGTTCTTTCATGCGGAATTTGTCAGGAGTTGTGATCACCGCTGCCTGTATCCTGCTGATCGCAGTACAGACGGCTCCCGCTGCAGACGAGAAGTCTCAGGTCGGTTTTGAAAAACAGATCCGACCGTTGCTCAAGCAGCACTGCTATGACTGCCATTCCCAGGGGGCAGAGGAATCCGGCTTACGCGTGGACTACGGCGCCAACCTGATCAAAGGAGGCGATCGAGGACCGGCGGTCGTACCCGGCAAACGCGACGAAAGCCTGTTGTACCTGAGCCTGAAAGGGGAGGGGAAAATCCCACGGATGCCCCACGATCTGCCGCCACTCAAACCAGCTGAGATCGAGTTGATCGGTCGCTGGATTGATGACGGGGGCACCATCCCTGCCAGCGAACAAAATTTGCAGACCGTTGATGCTTCAACAGATCACTGGTCGTTCCAGCCGATTGAGCGTCCCGAGCCTCCTCACGTCAAACAGAAAAGCTGGGGACGGAATCCGATCGATGCCTTTATTCTGCATCGCCTGGAGGCACAACAACTCAAGCCGTCCCCCGAGGCGGATCGAACGACACTCATCCGCCGTCTGAGCCTGGATCTGACGGGACTGCCTCCGTCAGTGGAACAGGTACAGGAATTCCTGGCTGATACGAAGCCTGGTGCTTATGAGCGTCTGGTGGATCGCCTGCTCGCCTCTCCGCATTACGGGGAGCGCTGGGCCCGGCACTGGCTGGACGTGGCCCGCTACGCCGATTCCAACGGCTTCACCATTGATGGTCCCCGATCGATCTGGAAGTACCGGGACTGGGTCATCGAGGCGATCAATGCCAACATGCCCTTTGACCAATTTGTTACCGAGCAACTGGCGGGTGACCTGCTCCCCAAACCGACGACGGAGCAGCTGATCGCGACCGGCTTTCATCGGAATACACTGATCAACCAGGAAGGGGGCACCAACCCGGAACAGTTTCGCGTGGAAGCAGTGGTGGATCGTGTGAATACCACGGGCGCTGCCTTCCTCGGACTGACGGTGGGTTGTGCCCAATGCCACAAACACAAGTATGATCCCATTACCCAGCGGGACTTCTATCAGTTGTATGCGATCTTTAACAGCACCGCAGATATCAATAGCGCGCCCCCCACACTGCCACTGCCTACTGAGCAACAGCAGACCGAACAGAAAGAGTTGAAGCAGGAAATCGCGAAACTCACTAAACAGCTGGAGGAACGCAAACAAGCACTGGAACCGAAGTTCGCTGCCTGGAAAGAACGTCTGCAGCAGGACCTGCAACAGTCAGAGCAGCAGTGGAGCGTTCTCGCACCGGGATCGATCCAATCCAAGAATGGAGCCACGCTCACCGTTCTTGAAGACCATTCGCTGTTGGCAGGGGGTAAGATTCCTGCATTTGATACGTACGTCGTCGAAACCGCAGCGATCCCACAAGGGACCTCCGGTCTGCGGCTGGAAGTACTGACTCACGAGAGCCTGCCTCGTAAGGGGCCGGGCTGGGCCGGGAACGGAAACTTTGTGCTGGATGAAGTGACCGTGGAAATGGCAGAGCAGACCGAAGCGGGCTGGTCTGACTTTCAGCCGGTCAAGCTGATCCAGGCAACCGCCGATCATTCACAGGACAAATTCCCCGCCAGCAATCTGGTAGACGGGGATCCCAAAACCGGCTGGGCCATCAATACCCGCAAGGGGAATATGAACGTCAACCGGCGGGCGATACTCAAGCTCAAAGAACCGATCAAAGCCAAACAGCCGGTCAAACTGCGGGTGACTCTGACGCATACACGGAATGCAAAATACAATGTCGGTCGCTTCCGACTCGCGGCAACCACGGTGGCTCCGGAAGTCTTAAACATCAAACCCGAAATTCTGGCGATCCTGAAACAGCCAGAGGACAAATGGGATGCGAAACAGAAAACGACCGTGGAAGAGGCCTTCCACCAGTCGGACTCGCAATGGCTGGCTCTGAATCAGCGGCTGACGAAACAGAAGGCGGCACAGACCAAAGTCAACAAAGCGATCGTGACCACGATGATCATGCGGGAGCTTCCCAAGCCGCGGGAAACCTTCATTCTACTGCGAGGGAATTTTCTGGATCCAGGTGCGAAGGTCAGTCCGGGCGTTCCCGCTGTGTTACCGTCTCTGCCTGAGGATGTTTCCCAACCGACGCGACTGGACCTCGCCCGGTGGCTGACCAGTGAAGAGCAACCATTGACGGCGCGTGTGACGGTGAACCGATACTGGCAACGGTTCTTCGGCAGGGGCATTGTGGAAACCGAAAACGACTTCGGGACACAGGGTTCAGATCCCACGCATCCGGAACTGCTGGACTGGCTGGCGTCGGAATTCATGCGGCTTCACTGGGATGTGAAACAATTTCATAAACTGATTGTGACTTCTGCGACCTATCGGCAGGCATCTGACTTTAACCCGAATCATCAGGAAAAAGATCCGCGGAATCTGCTGTTATCTCGACAGAACCGGTTTCGGATGGAAGCGGAGTCGATTCGCGATCTGTTTCTGGCCAGCAGTGGTCTGTTGAGTCGTAAGATCGGCGGGCCGAGTGTCTATCCGCCTCAGCCAGAGGGGATTTATGTACTCACACAAAATAAGAAGAGCTGGCCGGAAGAGCAGAACGAAGACCGCTATCGGCGGGGCATGTATACGTATTTCTGGCGTTCGAGTCCGTATCCGATGCTGCCGACCTTCGATGCACCAAACAGTAATACCACGTGTACGCGACGAGTGCGTTCCAATACGCCCCTCCAGGCACTCACACTGGCCAATGATCATTCGCTGTTCGAACTGACTCAAGGGTTTGCGCTCCGCATCCTGCAGGAAGGTCCTCCATACGATGAAGGTCGCATCCGCGCCGCGTTTGAAATCTGCCTGTCCCGTGCCCCCTCTGATCGGGAGCTGGAAGTGATGACCGACTATCTGCAGGAACAGCGTGCTCAGTTTAAACAGTCACCAGAGGCTGCGGCCCAGGTCGCGGCTGACGATTTACCCAAACAGATTGACGTGATCGAAGCGGCGAGCTGGACGGCGGTCGCCCGCGTGTTGATGAATCTGGATGAATTTATTACCAGGGAATAGTTCCCCCCTCAAGCGGATGCCGGCCGCAAGACCTGACCGGCAGACCGGGAGAATCAGATGAATTTCGATGACCTGATGTTACGCGATCAGACACGACGTCACTTTTTCGAGAATTGCGCGATGGGAGCCGGGGCCATCGGTCTGGCTTCACTGATGCAGTCGGAACAACGCGCACAGGCCGGCACAGGCAAGTTGCATGGTACCCATCATCCGCCCAAAGCCAAGAATGTGATTTACATGTTTATGGCGGGTGGCCCCAGTCAGCTGGAGATGTTTGATTTCAAACCGAAGCTGCAGGAACTGGAAGGCAAGGTCATCCCCGAATCGTACGTGGAGGGCAAACAGTTTGCGTTTCTGAAAAAAGACGCCAAGCTGCTGGGCACGCGACGAAAATTCAAGAAGCATGGCGAATCGGGCATGGAACTCTCGGAAGTTGTTCCACATCTGGCTGAGGTCGCGGACGACATCACCATTTTGAAGAGTATGAAGACAGACGTCTTTAACCACGGCCCGGCTAAACTCTTCATGAATACCGGGACACAACAGTTTGGTCGTCCCAGCATGGGTGCCTGGGTAACTTACGGCATTGGCAGCGAGTCACAGAATCTGCCCGGGTTCGTCGTGCTGCAATCCGGACCGCGGGGACCACGGGGTGGAGCGCCGCTGTGGGGCAGTGGTTTTCTGCCGACCACGTACCAGGGAGTCCCCTTTCTGAACGGAGCGGATCCGATATTGAATCTCTCCAGCCCGTCCGGGATCAACTCGGTGAGACAATCGGAATTCATTGATACGGTGAATCAATTGAACTCGCTTCGCCTGGAGAAGACGCGCGATCCGGAAATCGCCACCCGTATCTCTGCGTATGAAATGGCTTACCGCATGCAGTCCAGCGCCCCTGAATTGATGGATCTCTCGGGCGAGACGAAAGAGACACTCGATCTGTACGGCGTCGATCCCGCGAAACCTTCATATGCCCGTAACTGTCTGCTGGCCCGGCGGTTAGTGGAAAAAGGCTGTCGCTTCGTGCAACTCTATCATACAGACTGGGATCATCACGGAAACAAAGGAACGGATCTGGGAGAATCGCTGGATGCCCGCTGTCTGGAGACCGATCAGGCATCGGCTGCACTTGTGAAGGACCTTAAACAACGGGGACTGCTGGATGACACGCTGGTCATCTGGGGGGGTGAATTTGGGCGGACTCCACAAGGTGAGCCCCGTGATCTGATTGGTCGCGATCATCATATCGATGCGTTTTCCATCTGGGTCGCCGGAGGTGGATCTAAGCCGGGTGTCACAATAGGAGAGACAGACGAGCTAGGCTACTATTCTGTCGAAGACACGATTCATGTACGCGACTTCCATGCGACGGTGCTACACCTTCTCGGCATCGATCACCATGAGCTTTCCTATTTTTACCAGGGTCTCGATTTCCGTTTAACGGGCGTGGAAGAAGCGCATGTGGTTGAGAAAATGCTGGCCTGAAACAGGGCTGTCGGCCCGGTCTGAAAAAAACTTGAGCGAAATATGAAGAAATCCTCTGGACAGATTTTTGAGTTTCCATTATCACTCGCCTCTCTCTCATCCATCTCAAAAACTTAATAGTTCACATCACACTAAATCTGTCGTTCTGACACTTAAAACCAACCCTAACCCCAACGAATGCGGAGGCATGGATGCCACCGGAGTCTAAGACCGGTCTATCCGGAGCGATAATGCGCAATTCGGGTCTGATCTTCCCACTAGTCATAGTGAGTTCAGTCCTGGTGATCATTGCGCCTCTGCCTCCGATGATGATGGACCTGCTCTTGTCATGCAATATCACTGTTTCCGTAGTGATTTTGATGACCACGATTTACGTCACACGCCCGCTGGAATTCAGCGTGTTCCCGGCGATCCTGCTGGGTACCACACTGGCGCGGCTGGTGTTGAACGTAGCGACCACCCGTCTGATCTTAACCCGCGGAGCCGATGATGGTACCGCAGCGGCAGGCGGCGTGATTGAAGCCTTTGGTCAGTTCGTGGCAGGCGGTCATCTGGTTGTGGGTCTGATTATCTTCGTGATCCTGGTCACGATTCAGTTTATGGTGATTACCAAGGGTGCGACACGTATCAGTGAAGTGGCCGCCCGGTTCTCACTCGACAGTATGCCGGGTAAGCAGATGGCCATTGATGCCGACCTGAATGCCGGGTTGATCTCCTCAGAAGAAGCGAAAACCCGTCGCCAGGAAATCACCGAACAGGCTGACTTCTACGGTTCAATGGACGGTGCCAGTAAGTTTGTCCGTGGGGACTCGATTGCCAGTATCATCATCACGCTGATCAACGTTGTCGGCGGTCTGTATGTAGGTATGGTAGACCACGGCATGGAGCTGTCGAAAGCAGCACTCGTGTTTACCACCCTGACGATCGGCGATGGTCTGGTGACTCAGGTGCCGGGCTTTTTGATCTCACTCGCCGCTGGTTTGATCGTTACCCGAACTTCAGTCGACAGTAACCTCCCCCGGGACGTCGTTAAACAGTTTTCCGGACATCCGGAAGCCCTGTTCCTCGCTTCAACCTTCCTGTTCGCTCTGGCGTTCACAGGACTGCCCGCCGGCCCGATGCTGGCTCTGGCCATCGGTTGTGCGGTTACGGGGATGTTGCGACGCAAAGGGCAGCAGGCCACCGAAGTACAAAAACAGAAAGCGGAAACACAACAGCAGGAACAGCAACAACAGCCTGCCGAACCCAAACCGGAAGATCACCTGTTTGTCGATCCTCTCGAACTGGAACTGGGTGTCGGACTGTTGAGACTGGCCGACCCGGCAACCGGCGGCGATCTGCTGGATCGTGTGACCCGCATCCGACACAAAATTGCCCAGGAACTGGGAATCATTCTTCCCAAGGTTCGGATTCGCGACAACATTCGCCTGGGACAACGCGATTACCAGATCAAGATTCGCGACGTTGCAGTGGCCTGGGGTACGATCTATCCCGATGGTCTCCTGGCGATCGATACGGGAGCCACAAACGGCGATATCCCGGGGATCGACACCATCGAGCCGGCCTTCGGACGTCCCGCCAAGTGGATTGAACTGGGACAGAAAGAACGTGCTGAGCTGATGGGCTTTAATGTCGTCGAACCCTCGGCCGTTGCGATTACTCACCTGACCGAAGTCGTCCGCGAACACAGCAGTGAACTGCTCACCCGGGAACAGGTTCACGGACTGGTTGAAAACCTGAAGGAATCGTCTCCCAAAGTTGTGGAAGAACTGATTCCCGACGTCCTCAAGATTTCTCAAGTCCAGCATGTACTTTCCAATCTGCTCCGCGAACGGGTACCGATTCGCGACCTGGAAACCATCCTGCAGACGCTGGGCGACTATGCAGACCGAACTAAAGAGCCGATGTTGCTCACCGAATATGTGCGGAATGGACTGGCCCGTTCCATCTGCCAGCAGTACCGCGACAGCAATCGCCTGCTGCGGGTCGTGACGCTCGATCCGGAACTGGAAGATGTGCTGATGTCGGGCATTGATTACAACGAGCATGGACTGGCAATCAAGCTGGCACCGCGGACGGGTGAGATCATTACCCAGGCGATTGCCGACCAGGTAGAACCTCTGGTTGCCATGGGCGGACACCCGATCGTGCTCTGTAATCCCCAGATCCGCGCCGGCCTGAAACAGATTACATCGCCGTTATTACCACGACTGGTCGTGTTAAGTCTGAATGAGATTACCCGCGACACGGATGTGGAAGCGATCGGACAGGTATCAGCAGACCGTCTGAAATCGAATGCGGTTGTGGGGGCAGCATAGAGATAAATACTATCAACGTCAGTCATACACAACACTTAATTGAAACAAATACGATCCACTGAGATCAAACGTAAATAACCAAACAGGAACTGAAAACCATGTCAGATGTTCGCACTTTTAAAGCCGCCTCAATGCAGGAAGCATTGAAACTGGTTCGCGAAGCAATGGGCAGCGATGCTGTGATCCTGCAGACAAAACAGGTGCCGGGCCGCAGAGGACTCCTGCCCTGGACCCGCACCAGAGAAGAATTTGAAATCACGGCAGGTCTGGGTATCAAAGTCCGCACACCTGCCGCCGTGCAGAATAACAGACGCCCCACCAGTTCCCCGTTACAACATCGTGCTTCCAATCTCCAACCGGCGGGCGCCCGCAATGAATCCGTTACTTACGCTGAACCACCGTCGCGTGAGTTACCCTCCGAACATCGCTCCGCACCGATCCAACGGACACCTGCTCCAGAAAGACGAGCAGAAGAAGACAACAGACCGCCGGTTCACAATCGTCTCGAACAGCGTCTGCAGGATTCCCGTCCCCGACCGAGTCATGCATCGCAGCCGGCCTACGATCCCACTGAGGAATTTGCAGAAAAGCTGAATGCCATCCAGGAAATGCTGGAATCACTGGATCGCCGCACCCGCTCACAACGTGTTACCGATGTTCCCCCGGAACTGTTTCACATTTATACGGATCTGATTGACGCTGAAGTAGACGAAACCATTGCTCACGATCTCGTCAGCCGTCTCAAAGAGCATGCGACTCCCGAACAACTCAAAGACACCCAGGCCAGTCAGTCCCTGTTAGCGGCACTGATTGAAGCGCAACTGGAATGTGCTTCCCCGATTCGTCCGCTGCCTGGTCAACGCAAAGTGGTGGCCCTGGTCGGTCCCACCGGCGTCGGTAAAACAACAACGATCGCCAAGCTGGCTGCGAACTTCCGTCTGCGTGATAACATTAAAATGGGCCTGATCACTGTCGACACCTACCGTATTGCCGCTGTCGAACAGTTGCGAACCTATGCGGAAATCATCGACCTGCCCATGAAAGTCGTAAGCACGCCACGGGAAATGCAGATGGCACTCGACGAGATGGTCGGACTGGACCTGGTCCTGATCGACACCGCGGGTCGCAGCCCGAGCGATGATCTGAAAATTCAGGAACTGGAAAGCCTGTTCCGCGATATTGCAATCGATGAAATCGCCCTGGTGATGAGCATGACTTCCAGTGTCCGCACTCTCGAAGCGATTGCCGAACGATTCAAAGTAGCTCGTCCAACGTCAATGATATTGACCAAACTGGACGAAGCCCCCGTCATGGGCAGTCTGCTGACTCTGAGTCAGAAAGTAAAACTGCCGATCCAGTATCTGACTACGGGACAGGATGTCCCCGACGATATTGAACCGGCGAATGCTGCCCGGATTTCACGCCTGGTTCT
This window harbors:
- the flhF gene encoding flagellar biosynthesis protein FlhF, which gives rise to MSDVRTFKAASMQEALKLVREAMGSDAVILQTKQVPGRRGLLPWTRTREEFEITAGLGIKVRTPAAVQNNRRPTSSPLQHRASNLQPAGARNESVTYAEPPSRELPSEHRSAPIQRTPAPERRAEEDNRPPVHNRLEQRLQDSRPRPSHASQPAYDPTEEFAEKLNAIQEMLESLDRRTRSQRVTDVPPELFHIYTDLIDAEVDETIAHDLVSRLKEHATPEQLKDTQASQSLLAALIEAQLECASPIRPLPGQRKVVALVGPTGVGKTTTIAKLAANFRLRDNIKMGLITVDTYRIAAVEQLRTYAEIIDLPMKVVSTPREMQMALDEMVGLDLVLIDTAGRSPSDDLKIQELESLFRDIAIDEIALVMSMTSSVRTLEAIAERFKVARPTSMILTKLDEAPVMGSLLTLSQKVKLPIQYLTTGQDVPDDIEPANAARISRLVLGEDKLQ